Proteins found in one Flavobacterium channae genomic segment:
- a CDS encoding glycosyltransferase family 2 protein — protein sequence MKVASIIIINFNTSELTIQALKSIEKLITNPDSFEIILVDNASNINDFHNLQEVLSKLNKISIKLIRSRINVGFGAGNMLGIQQAIGKYYVFINSDVILEENAIEFLIKFLEKNPNASMVGCQALDENYKKFKGFDYNLSFFTEIFSDKFLHFINSKKYPRRISNSKTPIKVGAVSGSLFCVNASDFNHVGGFDTNIFLYYEEKDLAYRIHKYIKKDIYFLPNVNYIHLCGKSTTPSQKIKNELKISQFYTIKKNLGTFQYFFFFLSQLLIFLIKSPFNKKNRAYLSLLLHGPSVANSLKHSQKII from the coding sequence ATGAAAGTTGCTTCAATAATTATAATTAACTTTAACACTTCAGAACTCACCATACAGGCCTTAAAATCTATAGAAAAACTAATAACGAATCCTGATTCATTTGAAATAATTCTAGTAGATAATGCAAGCAACATTAATGACTTTCATAATTTACAAGAAGTTTTGTCTAAACTAAATAAGATTTCTATTAAATTAATTAGAAGTAGAATAAATGTTGGTTTTGGAGCAGGCAACATGCTTGGAATTCAACAAGCTATTGGAAAATATTATGTTTTTATAAATAGTGATGTAATTCTTGAAGAAAATGCAATTGAGTTTTTAATAAAATTCTTAGAAAAAAACCCAAATGCTTCAATGGTAGGATGTCAAGCTTTAGATGAAAATTATAAAAAATTTAAAGGTTTCGATTACAATCTAAGTTTTTTTACAGAAATATTTAGCGATAAATTTTTACATTTCATAAACTCAAAAAAATATCCTAGAAGAATTTCAAACAGTAAAACTCCCATAAAAGTAGGAGCAGTTTCAGGTTCTCTATTTTGTGTAAATGCTAGTGATTTTAATCATGTAGGAGGATTTGACACAAATATCTTTCTTTATTACGAGGAAAAAGATTTGGCTTACAGAATACATAAATATATTAAAAAGGATATTTATTTCCTACCAAATGTTAATTATATCCACTTATGTGGAAAAAGCACAACTCCATCTCAAAAAATCAAAAATGAATTAAAAATATCTCAATTTTATACAATCAAAAAGAACTTAGGAACATTTCAATATTTTTTTTTCTTTTTATCTCAACTTTTAATTTTTCTAATAAAATCTCCTTTTAATAAAAAAAATAGAGCTTATTTAAGTCTTTTATTACACGGACCTTCAGTGGCAAATTCTCTTAAACATTCACAAAAAATAATTTAA
- a CDS encoding class I SAM-dependent methyltransferase: MDYTNKPKGYYDNIRFEMLKYLPRDSKKVLDIGCGNGCFAEVVKTQNKAEVWGIELMKEEADKARLVLDKVFDGPVEEHIDNLPDNYFEVIYFNDVLEHLIDPYTVLKKIKQKLSLNGVIISSIPNVRYHNTFMNVLIKKDWKYEDYGVMDFTHLRFFTEKSIIRMYEEAGYKIKLSEGINKSRSIKPLLYNIPFLFTQLDIRYPQFATVVTK; this comes from the coding sequence ATGGATTATACAAATAAACCAAAAGGTTACTACGATAATATAAGATTTGAAATGCTTAAGTATTTGCCCAGAGATTCTAAAAAAGTCTTAGATATTGGCTGTGGTAATGGTTGTTTTGCAGAAGTTGTTAAGACGCAAAATAAGGCTGAAGTTTGGGGTATTGAATTAATGAAAGAGGAGGCAGACAAAGCAAGACTGGTATTAGATAAAGTTTTTGACGGACCTGTTGAGGAGCATATTGATAATTTACCAGACAATTATTTTGAAGTTATTTATTTTAATGATGTTCTTGAACATTTGATAGATCCATATACTGTTTTAAAAAAAATCAAGCAAAAGTTATCATTAAATGGGGTTATAATTAGCTCTATACCTAATGTTAGATATCACAATACATTTATGAATGTTTTGATTAAGAAAGATTGGAAATATGAAGATTATGGAGTGATGGATTTTACGCATTTGCGTTTTTTTACTGAAAAAAGTATTATTAGAATGTATGAAGAAGCAGGTTATAAAATAAAATTAAGTGAAGGAATTAATAAAAGTCGTTCTATAAAGCCACTTTTGTATAATATTCCTTTTTTATTTACACAATTAGATATTAGATATCCTCAGTTTGCAACAGTTGTAACAAAATGA
- a CDS encoding lipopolysaccharide kinase InaA family protein translates to MNFKINSNKNISNDILHDHIINFEESGKILSDGDRNCIKIFDCNSFQVAIKSFKKPNFINKIIYRFFRKSKAKRSFEYANVLMNKGIGTPMPIAYYECFDIIGLKESYYVSEHLKVDLTYRDLVQTDYPDGENILRQFTCFSFEMHQKGIEFLDHSPGNTLIKNQGNGNYSFYLVDLNRMKFHDKIDFQTRMKNLSRLTPKKEMVKIMSNEYAKLLGEDEKTVFETMWKFTEDFQYRFHRKKRIKKKLKFWKK, encoded by the coding sequence ATGAATTTCAAAATAAATTCAAATAAAAATATTTCAAATGATATTTTACATGATCATATAATTAATTTTGAAGAATCTGGTAAAATTTTATCTGATGGAGATAGAAATTGCATTAAGATATTTGATTGCAATAGTTTTCAAGTTGCAATTAAATCTTTCAAAAAGCCTAACTTTATTAACAAAATAATCTATCGTTTTTTTAGAAAGTCTAAAGCTAAAAGATCATTTGAATATGCAAATGTTTTAATGAATAAAGGAATTGGAACACCAATGCCAATAGCCTATTATGAATGTTTCGATATTATTGGTTTAAAAGAAAGTTATTATGTAAGTGAACATTTAAAAGTAGATTTGACATACAGAGACTTAGTTCAAACGGATTATCCCGATGGAGAGAATATATTAAGACAGTTTACGTGTTTTTCATTTGAAATGCATCAAAAAGGAATCGAATTTTTAGATCATTCTCCAGGAAATACATTGATTAAAAATCAAGGTAATGGGAACTATTCATTTTATTTAGTAGATTTAAATCGAATGAAATTTCATGATAAGATTGATTTTCAAACAAGAATGAAAAATTTATCTCGATTAACACCTAAGAAAGAAATGGTTAAGATAATGAGTAATGAATACGCTAAACTTTTAGGTGAAGATGAAAAAACTGTATTTGAAACCATGTGGAAATTTACTGAAGATTTTCAATATCGATTCCACCGAAAAAAAAGAATCAAAAAGAAATTGAAGTTCTGGAAAAAGTAG
- a CDS encoding glycosyltransferase family 2 protein: MKLSVIITTYNSEEWLQKVLTGYSVQTEQDFEVVIADDGSTEKTKAVIESFQSQFKFPIVHVWQEDNGFQKCKILNKAILKANSDYLLFTDGDCIPRKDFVVQHLKHQEEGYFLSGGYFKLPMETSRKISLENIQKQDCFSVSWLIKNGVSKTFKLSKLTKISIFASFMNWLTPTKRTFNGHNTSCFKRDLLAVNGFNEIMQYGGLDRELGERLFNYGILSKQIRYSAVCLHLDHARAYFNQEEWNKNLALRAYNIKNNITWISTGIIKDANLKKE, from the coding sequence ATGAAATTATCTGTAATCATCACTACTTACAATTCTGAAGAATGGCTTCAAAAAGTGCTTACTGGATACAGTGTCCAAACCGAGCAAGATTTTGAAGTTGTTATTGCTGATGATGGTTCTACCGAAAAAACAAAAGCAGTAATCGAATCTTTTCAAAGTCAATTTAAGTTTCCAATTGTTCATGTTTGGCAAGAAGATAATGGTTTTCAGAAATGTAAAATCCTAAATAAAGCCATTTTAAAAGCAAATTCAGATTACTTACTTTTTACTGATGGCGATTGTATTCCACGAAAAGATTTTGTTGTCCAACATTTAAAACACCAAGAAGAAGGTTATTTTCTGTCTGGAGGTTATTTTAAATTACCAATGGAAACGTCTCGAAAAATTTCATTAGAAAATATCCAAAAGCAAGACTGTTTTTCAGTTTCGTGGTTGATAAAAAATGGTGTTTCTAAAACGTTTAAATTATCAAAACTTACCAAAATCTCGATTTTTGCTAGTTTCATGAATTGGTTAACCCCAACAAAGCGAACTTTCAATGGTCACAATACTTCTTGCTTTAAAAGAGATTTGTTGGCCGTGAATGGTTTTAATGAAATCATGCAATACGGTGGTTTAGACCGAGAATTAGGAGAACGTTTATTTAATTATGGTATTCTTTCAAAGCAAATTAGATACAGTGCCGTTTGTTTGCATTTAGATCATGCACGTGCTTATTTCAATCAAGAAGAGTGGAATAAGAATTTAGCATTAAGAGCGTATAACATTAAAAATAATATTACTTGGATTTCAACAGGTATTATAAAAGATGCGAATCTAAAAAAGGAGTAA
- a CDS encoding glycosyltransferase family 9 protein — protein MNRILVIQHKMIGDVLISSIICNNLKKAYPNAQIDYLVNDNTVDVLKGNPNIDSLIIFEKKHQNSTYELIKFALGLRKNKYDLVIDAYSKLQSWIIVLLCGGKRKISYKKIGRTFLYDDNIPYAENPSTNLGLAIERRLSLLTPLNLNFELDGQPKLFLDKSEKDFADKIFENHKVNKSKKTVMISLLGSEKLKTYPLQYMTEIIDFISDTYNVNILFNYFPKQLEEAKIVFNTCKKSTQQKIYFDLLGSNLREYIAIMNNCDLIIGNDGGAINLAKALNKPSFIIFSPWIEKKIWATFEDGKKHLSIHLNDITPNLINSKTEKELKENAIQLYEKLEPRFVIEKITPFLDSHLL, from the coding sequence ATGAATAGGATTTTGGTTATTCAACATAAAATGATTGGCGATGTTTTGATTAGTAGCATCATTTGCAACAATTTAAAAAAAGCATATCCAAATGCACAAATTGATTATTTAGTTAATGATAACACAGTTGATGTTTTAAAAGGAAATCCTAATATTGATTCATTAATCATCTTTGAAAAAAAACATCAAAATAGCACTTACGAACTTATAAAATTTGCTTTAGGACTAAGAAAAAACAAATACGATTTAGTTATTGATGCTTATTCTAAATTACAAAGTTGGATAATTGTATTGCTTTGTGGAGGTAAGAGAAAAATTTCATATAAAAAAATTGGCCGCACATTTTTATACGATGACAACATTCCATATGCCGAAAATCCTTCAACTAATTTAGGTTTAGCAATTGAAAGAAGACTTTCTTTGTTAACTCCTTTGAATTTGAATTTTGAACTTGATGGTCAACCCAAATTATTTCTGGATAAGTCTGAAAAAGATTTTGCCGATAAAATATTTGAAAATCACAAAGTAAATAAATCCAAAAAAACAGTAATGATAAGTTTATTAGGAAGCGAAAAACTCAAAACTTATCCACTACAATATATGACAGAAATTATAGATTTTATTTCTGATACGTATAACGTTAACATTCTATTTAATTATTTTCCGAAACAACTTGAAGAAGCTAAAATTGTTTTTAATACTTGTAAAAAAAGTACTCAACAAAAAATTTACTTTGACTTATTAGGTTCAAATTTAAGAGAATATATTGCTATTATGAATAATTGTGATCTAATTATTGGTAATGATGGAGGTGCTATAAATTTAGCAAAAGCACTTAACAAACCTTCTTTTATTATATTTTCGCCTTGGATAGAGAAAAAAATATGGGCTACTTTTGAAGATGGAAAAAAACATTTATCAATTCATTTGAATGATATTACCCCGAATTTAATTAATAGTAAAACTGAAAAAGAATTAAAAGAAAACGCTATACAGCTTTACGAAAAATTAGAACCAAGATTTGTAATTGAAAAAATTACTCCTTTTTTAGATTCGCATCTTTTATAA
- a CDS encoding LTA synthase family protein gives MTNYLSSVKLFFKRFLVVLFFYQICRLLFYFFNKNAFENVATKSFFGGILFDLSAIAFINLIFALFHFIPGNFKYKSGYQKVLKISFFIINFVFILTNFVDFEYYKFTGRRSTFGMITASGMENEIGGLIFSFLIEFWYLPLLAVVFGFSFWKLIPSFKIKTEQSSNWTLIAKQSVAFLILMGFVLLLGRGGFQKKPISIVSAVNYGSINQSAIVLNTPFCILKTLGKKETLESPKYYSESELNAIFNPITEFKTSENANKKNVVIIILESFGRENIQRGQTPFLDELIEKSLFFENGFANGKLSIDAVPSTLSSIPSLMNNSLITSSYSINEVYGLPKILKDNGYQTAFFHGAFNGSQNFDQYCKVAGFDNYFGKNEYVGPEAFDGRWGIFDEEFMQYFSEKMSEFKQPFFTSIFTISSHNPYIIPEKYKGKFPKGTTKIQESIAYSDFALKRFFETASKEDWYKNTLFVITADHTSSEPTEKKFKTNVGKFRVPILFFDPSNPSMVGKNQKNLQQIDIMPSIIDYLNIDSKMITYGKSYQSEKDFVVYYLDNIYHYVSGDYYLAFDGKKSLGLYNFKKDELLKTNLIKTEKAKATEMETFIKAYIQSFNERMIGNKLTLTK, from the coding sequence ATGACAAATTATTTAAGTAGCGTAAAATTATTCTTTAAACGTTTTCTAGTAGTTCTTTTTTTCTATCAAATTTGTCGTTTATTATTCTATTTTTTTAATAAAAATGCATTTGAAAATGTAGCCACTAAAAGTTTCTTTGGAGGAATTCTTTTTGATTTATCAGCAATAGCATTTATCAATTTAATTTTTGCACTATTTCACTTTATTCCAGGTAATTTTAAATACAAATCAGGCTATCAAAAAGTACTAAAAATATCTTTTTTCATTATTAACTTCGTATTCATTTTAACCAATTTTGTCGATTTTGAATACTACAAATTTACAGGTAGAAGAAGTACTTTTGGAATGATTACTGCAAGCGGAATGGAAAATGAAATTGGTGGTTTGATTTTTTCGTTTTTAATTGAATTTTGGTACCTACCACTTTTGGCAGTTGTTTTTGGTTTTTCCTTTTGGAAATTAATTCCAAGTTTTAAAATAAAAACAGAACAAAGTTCTAATTGGACATTAATTGCAAAACAATCTGTAGCTTTCTTAATTTTAATGGGATTCGTCTTATTATTAGGTCGTGGCGGATTTCAAAAAAAACCCATTAGCATTGTTAGTGCTGTAAATTATGGCTCAATCAATCAATCAGCAATTGTTTTAAACACACCATTTTGTATCTTAAAAACATTAGGTAAAAAAGAAACTTTAGAATCTCCAAAATATTATTCTGAAAGTGAACTGAACGCTATTTTTAATCCTATAACTGAATTTAAAACTTCAGAAAATGCAAACAAAAAAAATGTAGTAATCATTATTTTAGAAAGTTTTGGAAGAGAAAATATTCAACGAGGACAAACTCCATTCTTAGATGAATTAATTGAGAAATCATTGTTCTTTGAAAACGGATTTGCCAATGGAAAACTATCTATTGACGCTGTTCCTTCTACTCTTTCAAGCATTCCAAGTCTAATGAATAATTCTTTGATTACTTCTAGTTATTCTATAAATGAAGTTTACGGTTTACCAAAAATTTTAAAAGATAATGGATATCAAACCGCTTTTTTTCATGGCGCTTTTAACGGAAGCCAGAATTTTGATCAATATTGTAAAGTAGCTGGTTTTGATAATTATTTTGGTAAAAACGAATATGTTGGCCCAGAAGCTTTTGATGGTAGATGGGGAATATTTGATGAAGAATTTATGCAATATTTTTCAGAAAAAATGAGTGAATTTAAACAACCTTTTTTTACTTCAATTTTCACAATATCATCACACAATCCTTATATAATTCCAGAAAAATACAAAGGAAAATTTCCAAAAGGAACTACTAAAATTCAGGAAAGTATAGCATATTCAGATTTTGCATTAAAACGTTTTTTTGAAACAGCATCAAAAGAAGATTGGTACAAAAACACATTATTTGTTATAACTGCAGATCATACTTCTTCTGAACCAACAGAGAAAAAATTTAAAACTAATGTTGGGAAATTTAGAGTACCAATATTATTCTTCGACCCTTCAAATCCTTCAATGGTTGGAAAAAATCAAAAGAATTTACAACAAATAGATATTATGCCTTCGATAATTGATTATTTGAATATCGATAGCAAAATGATTACCTACGGAAAATCGTATCAATCTGAAAAAGATTTTGTGGTGTATTATTTAGATAACATTTATCATTATGTTTCGGGCGATTATTATCTTGCTTTTGACGGAAAAAAATCGTTAGGATTGTATAATTTCAAGAAAGATGAATTGTTAAAAACCAATTTAATCAAAACCGAAAAAGCAAAAGCAACCGAAATGGAAACGTTTATAAAAGCGTATATTCAATCGTTTAACGAGCGAATGATTGGAAATAAATTAACTTTGACAAAATAA
- a CDS encoding 2,3,4,5-tetrahydropyridine-2,6-dicarboxylate N-succinyltransferase, giving the protein MENLKNIIEQAWENRALLQEDATQNAIREVIELLDNGKLRVAEPVENGWQVNEWVKKAVVMYFPIQKMETWESGIFEYHDKMLLKRNYAEKGIRVVPNAVARYGAYISSGVIMMPSYVNIGAYVDEGTMVDTWATVGSCAQIGKHVHLSGGVGIGGVLEPLQAAPVIIEDGAFIGSRCIVVEGVHVGKEAVLGANVCLTGSTKIIDVTGDEPVEYKGVVPARSVVIPGSYTKKFPAGEYQVPCAIIIGQRKASTDLKTSLNDALREYNVAV; this is encoded by the coding sequence ATGGAGAATTTAAAAAATATTATTGAACAAGCTTGGGAAAATAGAGCTTTATTACAGGAAGATGCGACACAAAATGCCATTAGAGAAGTAATAGAATTATTAGATAACGGAAAACTTAGAGTTGCTGAACCAGTTGAAAATGGATGGCAAGTAAATGAATGGGTTAAGAAAGCTGTTGTAATGTATTTCCCTATTCAAAAAATGGAAACTTGGGAATCTGGTATTTTTGAATATCACGACAAAATGTTATTAAAACGCAATTATGCTGAAAAAGGAATCCGTGTAGTTCCAAATGCAGTTGCAAGATATGGTGCTTATATTTCATCTGGAGTAATCATGATGCCTAGTTATGTTAACATTGGTGCTTATGTTGATGAAGGAACAATGGTTGATACATGGGCTACAGTAGGAAGTTGTGCACAAATTGGAAAACATGTTCATTTAAGTGGTGGTGTTGGAATTGGTGGTGTTTTAGAACCATTACAAGCTGCTCCTGTTATTATTGAAGATGGCGCATTCATCGGTTCAAGATGTATTGTAGTTGAAGGAGTTCATGTAGGAAAAGAAGCGGTTTTAGGTGCAAATGTATGTTTAACTGGATCTACTAAAATTATTGATGTAACAGGAGATGAACCTGTAGAATATAAAGGTGTTGTTCCTGCTCGTTCAGTAGTAATTCCTGGAAGTTACACTAAGAAATTCCCAGCTGGAGAATATCAAGTTCCTTGTGCAATCATAATTGGACAAAGAAAAGCTTCAACAGATTTAAAAACTTCTTTAAATGACGCTTTAAGAGAATACAACGTAGCTGTATAA
- a CDS encoding malate:quinone oxidoreductase — translation MHFQILKIQFKMNVNPDVVLVGSGIMSATLGTLLKQLQPDITIEIFEKQDTASTESSDAWNNAGTGHSSFCELNYTPQKPDGSVDVSKAIHIAEQFEVSRQFWAYLVQQNLITSPENFIKTIPHSSFVWGEDNVKFLKKRYEGLTKNILFKEMKFSTSADEITSWMPLVMKGRDENEKVAATLMHRGTDVNFGNLTRSMFQYLQVQDGVEMYFNHEVKKLKKEEDGRWLLKVKDLVTGEKRKLRTKFVFIGAGGGSLPLLEKSKILEGKGFGGFPVSGQWLRCVNEDVIKQHHAKVYGKAAVGAPPMSVPHLDTRKINSKEELLFGPYAGFTTKFLKKGSYFDLLKSIKTSNLWPMLYAGAHNIPLTKYLIEQVMHSHEERMADLKLYYPDAKSEDWVLEQAGKRVQIIKKDKDGKGVLQFGTEIVSASDCSIAALLGASPGASTAVSIMIELLERCFCEKMKSAEWQEKMKVIIPSYGIKLNENEAVFESVKKMTTEVLHLEE, via the coding sequence TTGCATTTTCAAATTTTAAAAATACAATTTAAAATGAACGTTAATCCAGACGTTGTTTTGGTAGGCTCAGGTATAATGAGCGCCACACTTGGAACATTACTTAAACAGTTACAACCTGATATAACAATTGAAATTTTTGAAAAACAAGACACAGCTTCTACGGAAAGTTCTGATGCTTGGAATAATGCTGGAACAGGACACTCTTCGTTTTGTGAGCTAAATTATACACCTCAAAAACCAGATGGTTCAGTAGATGTCTCTAAAGCAATTCATATTGCAGAACAATTTGAAGTTTCAAGACAATTTTGGGCTTACTTAGTTCAACAAAATTTAATTACTTCACCAGAAAATTTTATTAAAACAATACCGCATTCAAGCTTTGTTTGGGGTGAAGATAATGTGAAGTTTTTAAAGAAACGCTACGAAGGTTTAACTAAAAATATACTTTTCAAAGAAATGAAGTTTTCAACTTCAGCTGATGAAATTACATCTTGGATGCCACTTGTAATGAAGGGCAGAGACGAAAATGAAAAGGTAGCGGCAACTTTAATGCATAGAGGTACCGATGTTAATTTTGGTAATTTAACAAGAAGTATGTTTCAATATCTTCAAGTACAAGATGGAGTAGAAATGTATTTTAATCACGAAGTTAAAAAACTTAAAAAGGAAGAAGACGGTAGATGGTTACTAAAAGTAAAAGATTTAGTAACAGGTGAAAAAAGAAAATTAAGAACCAAATTCGTTTTTATTGGAGCAGGTGGAGGTTCATTACCATTATTAGAAAAATCAAAAATTTTAGAAGGAAAAGGTTTTGGTGGTTTCCCCGTTTCAGGACAATGGTTACGTTGTGTAAATGAAGATGTAATAAAACAACATCATGCAAAAGTTTACGGAAAAGCAGCTGTTGGTGCTCCGCCAATGTCGGTTCCGCATTTAGATACTCGTAAAATCAATAGCAAAGAAGAATTGTTATTTGGACCTTATGCCGGATTTACAACTAAATTCTTAAAGAAAGGTTCTTATTTTGATTTATTAAAATCAATTAAAACAAGTAATCTTTGGCCTATGTTGTATGCAGGAGCTCATAATATTCCGCTTACAAAATATTTAATTGAGCAAGTAATGCATTCTCATGAAGAAAGAATGGCCGATTTAAAACTGTATTATCCTGATGCAAAATCGGAAGATTGGGTTTTAGAACAAGCAGGGAAACGTGTTCAAATTATAAAGAAAGACAAAGATGGAAAAGGAGTATTACAATTTGGAACTGAAATTGTAAGCGCTTCTGATTGTTCAATAGCCGCTTTATTAGGAGCTTCTCCTGGCGCATCAACTGCAGTTTCTATTATGATTGAATTGTTAGAAAGATGTTTTTGTGAGAAAATGAAGTCGGCTGAATGGCAAGAAAAAATGAAAGTGATAATTCCTTCATACGGAATAAAATTAAATGAAAACGAAGCAGTTTTTGAGTCGGTAAAAAAGATGACAACGGAAGTTTTACATTTAGAAGAATAG
- the ruvX gene encoding Holliday junction resolvase RuvX → MRILAIDYGIKRTGIAVSDEMQMIAFGLTTVASETAISFLKDYFSKEKVEKVILGEPKQMDGTPSQSAEIINKFLEKFKSNFPNMPVERIDERFTSKMAFQTMIDSGLKKKQRQNKALVDEIAATIMLQDYLHYKK, encoded by the coding sequence ATGCGAATTTTAGCAATAGATTACGGTATTAAAAGAACAGGAATTGCGGTTTCAGATGAAATGCAGATGATAGCTTTTGGCTTAACTACTGTTGCATCTGAAACGGCAATTTCTTTTTTAAAAGATTATTTTAGTAAAGAAAAAGTAGAGAAAGTAATTTTGGGTGAACCTAAGCAAATGGATGGAACACCATCACAAAGTGCAGAAATCATTAATAAATTTCTTGAAAAATTTAAAAGTAATTTTCCTAATATGCCTGTTGAACGAATTGATGAACGTTTTACCTCAAAAATGGCTTTTCAAACCATGATTGATAGCGGTTTAAAAAAGAAACAACGTCAAAATAAAGCTTTGGTAGACGAAATTGCCGCAACAATTATGCTTCAAGATTATTTACATTATAAAAAATAG
- the def gene encoding peptide deformylase, translating to MILPIYGYGEPVLRKVGEDITPEYPNLKETIANMYDTMYHAHGVGLAAPQVGMPIRLFVIDTEPFADSDEVSKEEAVLLKDFKKTFINAKITKEEGDLWGFNEGCLSIPDVREDVFRHETITIEYMDEDFNKKTEVYDGLIARVIQHEYDHIEGILFTDHLSMLKKKLIGKKLQNIMDGKARPDYKMKYVNKKGR from the coding sequence ATGATTTTACCAATATACGGATACGGAGAACCAGTTTTACGTAAAGTAGGAGAGGACATTACACCAGAATATCCGAATCTTAAAGAAACAATTGCTAATATGTACGATACTATGTATCATGCACACGGTGTTGGTTTGGCAGCACCTCAAGTAGGAATGCCTATTCGTTTGTTTGTTATCGATACAGAACCATTTGCTGACAGCGATGAGGTTTCTAAAGAAGAAGCGGTTTTATTAAAAGACTTTAAAAAAACGTTCATTAATGCAAAAATCACGAAAGAAGAAGGTGATCTTTGGGGATTTAATGAAGGTTGTTTGAGTATTCCAGATGTTCGTGAAGATGTATTTCGTCATGAAACCATTACAATTGAGTACATGGACGAAGACTTCAATAAAAAGACGGAAGTTTACGACGGTTTAATTGCTCGCGTTATCCAACACGAATACGATCATATTGAAGGAATCTTATTTACAGACCATCTTTCTATGTTGAAAAAGAAGTTAATCGGGAAAAAATTGCAAAACATTATGGATGGAAAAGCAAGACCTGATTACAAAATGAAATATGTAAACAAAAAAGGACGTTAA
- a CDS encoding DUF5606 family protein, translating into MSIQKILAISGKPGLYELKIQTRTGFVAESLLDGKKITVGLRANVSLLSEIAVYTYSEEVRLAEVFKSIATKENDGLAMSHKEDDAKLKAYFREILPEFDEDRVYTSDIKKILNWYNLLQPKGFVSVEALSKEIKQEEETPAAE; encoded by the coding sequence ATGAGCATTCAAAAAATATTAGCTATTTCTGGGAAACCAGGTTTATACGAATTAAAAATTCAAACGCGTACAGGATTTGTTGCTGAATCTTTATTAGACGGAAAAAAAATAACGGTAGGATTAAGAGCAAACGTAAGTTTGTTGTCTGAAATTGCGGTTTACACGTATTCTGAAGAAGTACGTTTAGCAGAAGTTTTCAAATCTATTGCTACAAAAGAAAACGATGGTTTAGCAATGTCTCACAAAGAAGATGATGCTAAATTAAAAGCTTACTTTAGAGAAATTTTACCAGAATTTGACGAAGACAGAGTATATACTTCTGACATCAAAAAAATATTAAACTGGTACAATTTATTACAACCTAAAGGTTTTGTTTCTGTAGAAGCATTATCTAAAGAAATCAAACAAGAAGAGGAAACTCCAGCTGCTGAATAA